From Achromobacter spanius, a single genomic window includes:
- a CDS encoding xanthine dehydrogenase family protein molybdopterin-binding subunit gives MTAAVQQSRRAFLQGSLGALTLAVSAKGWVTTAMAAEPASKAYGADSMPGGTVDDPLVFVSIAADGAVTIVAHRAEMGTGVRTSLPMVVADEMEARWERVKVVQAPADESRYGNQNVDGSRSMRHFLMPMRRVGAAARQMLEAAAAARWAVPIAEVKAEQHEVLHGPTGRRLSYGDLAADAAKQPVPAGDSLKLKPRSEFRYIGKDQVRLVDLEAIGKGQAIYGMDMRLPGMVYAVVERPPVVGGRLRRFDSAKALAVPGVLKVVEIPAMQGAPAFQPLGGVAVVARNTWAARQGRDALQIEWDDGPNGAYDSVAYHQTLQTAARAPGKTMRNQGDAADAWAKAPEAERVAAEYYVPHLAHASMEPPVATVQIQGDRAEVWTSIQNPLAARDAVAARLKLEPANVKVNVLLLGGGFGRKSKPDFVDEAAIVARAMPEGTPVKLVWTREDDIHHDYLHTVSVERLQAVMDPQGQVQSWLHRSASPTIASLFAQGAKGQQMFESAMSAINMPYRIPNVRVETAEVEAHARIGWFRSVANIPHAFAAQCFIDELAHRAGKDSKEFALDLIGPARQIDPGTLADTWNYTESPERYPYDTGRLRGVIEAACKGAGWGRTLPQGHGLGLAFCYSFMSYTATVVEVAVDDKGEIRVVAVDMAMDCGPQINPERIRAQMEGGAIMGLSLALTSEITFEKGRVKQSNFHDYEVLRHNASPRAIRTHLVNDDHALPPGGVGEPPVPPVAPALCNAIFAATGKRIRSLPVRKVA, from the coding sequence ATGACCGCCGCCGTTCAGCAATCCCGCCGCGCCTTCCTGCAGGGCAGCCTGGGCGCACTCACGCTGGCCGTCTCCGCAAAGGGATGGGTCACGACGGCCATGGCCGCCGAACCGGCGTCCAAAGCTTACGGCGCCGATAGCATGCCGGGCGGCACCGTGGACGATCCGCTTGTCTTCGTCAGCATCGCCGCCGATGGCGCCGTCACCATCGTGGCGCACCGCGCCGAGATGGGCACCGGCGTGCGCACCAGCCTGCCAATGGTGGTGGCCGACGAGATGGAGGCGCGCTGGGAGCGCGTGAAAGTCGTGCAGGCTCCTGCCGACGAATCCCGCTACGGCAACCAGAACGTGGACGGCTCGCGCAGCATGCGCCACTTCCTGATGCCCATGCGTCGTGTGGGCGCGGCGGCGCGCCAGATGCTTGAAGCGGCCGCGGCGGCACGGTGGGCCGTCCCGATTGCCGAGGTCAAGGCCGAACAACATGAGGTGCTGCATGGACCAACCGGCCGCCGCCTCTCGTATGGCGACCTGGCAGCCGACGCAGCCAAGCAGCCCGTTCCCGCGGGCGACTCCCTCAAGCTCAAGCCCCGGTCCGAATTCCGCTACATCGGCAAGGACCAGGTGCGCCTGGTCGACCTTGAAGCCATCGGCAAAGGCCAGGCGATTTACGGGATGGACATGCGCCTGCCCGGCATGGTCTACGCCGTCGTTGAGCGTCCCCCCGTCGTGGGAGGCCGGCTGCGGCGCTTCGACAGCGCCAAGGCGCTCGCCGTGCCCGGCGTGCTGAAGGTCGTCGAAATTCCCGCCATGCAAGGCGCACCCGCCTTCCAGCCGCTCGGCGGCGTGGCGGTCGTGGCACGCAACACCTGGGCCGCCCGCCAGGGGCGCGATGCGCTGCAGATCGAATGGGACGACGGTCCCAACGGCGCCTATGACTCCGTCGCCTACCATCAGACGCTGCAGACGGCCGCGCGCGCCCCCGGCAAGACGATGCGCAACCAGGGCGACGCCGCCGATGCCTGGGCCAAGGCGCCCGAAGCCGAGCGCGTGGCCGCGGAATACTACGTGCCGCACCTGGCCCACGCGTCGATGGAGCCGCCCGTCGCGACCGTGCAAATCCAGGGCGACCGCGCCGAGGTCTGGACGTCCATCCAGAATCCGCTCGCCGCCCGGGATGCCGTGGCCGCGCGCCTGAAGCTGGAGCCCGCCAACGTCAAGGTCAACGTGCTGCTGCTGGGCGGCGGTTTCGGCCGCAAGTCCAAACCCGACTTTGTGGACGAAGCGGCCATCGTCGCCCGCGCCATGCCCGAAGGCACGCCGGTCAAGCTGGTCTGGACGCGCGAAGACGACATCCATCACGACTACCTGCACACCGTCTCCGTCGAGCGCCTGCAAGCAGTGATGGACCCGCAGGGGCAAGTCCAGTCCTGGCTTCACCGCAGCGCCTCCCCCACCATCGCGTCGCTGTTTGCGCAAGGCGCCAAGGGGCAGCAGATGTTCGAGTCCGCCATGTCGGCGATCAACATGCCCTACCGCATTCCGAATGTGCGCGTGGAAACCGCCGAAGTCGAAGCCCATGCACGCATCGGCTGGTTCCGGTCTGTCGCCAACATCCCGCATGCCTTCGCGGCCCAGTGCTTCATCGACGAACTCGCGCACCGCGCAGGCAAGGATTCCAAAGAATTCGCGCTGGATCTCATCGGTCCGGCCCGCCAGATCGACCCCGGCACGCTGGCCGACACTTGGAATTACACCGAGTCCCCCGAACGTTACCCCTACGACACCGGCCGCCTGCGCGGTGTGATCGAGGCCGCATGCAAGGGCGCGGGCTGGGGCCGTACGTTGCCGCAGGGGCATGGCCTGGGGCTGGCCTTCTGCTACAGCTTCATGAGCTACACCGCGACGGTCGTCGAGGTGGCGGTGGACGACAAAGGCGAAATCCGCGTCGTCGCCGTGGACATGGCGATGGACTGCGGTCCGCAGATCAACCCCGAACGCATCCGTGCGCAGATGGAAGGCGGCGCCATCATGGGACTGAGCCTGGCGCTGACCAGCGAGATCACCTTCGAGAAAGGCCGCGTGAAGCAAAGCAACTTCCACGACTACGAGGTGCTGCGTCACAACGCGTCGCCCCGCGCGATCCGCACGCATCTGGTCAATGACGACCACGCGCTGCCGCCGGGCGGCGTGGGCGAACCGCCAGTGCCGCCCGTCGCTCCCGCGCTGTGCAATGCGATCTTCGCTGCCACGGGCAAGCGAATCCGCAGCCTGCCGGTCCGCAAGGTGGCATAA
- a CDS encoding XdhC family protein: protein MESVDVRVLRAARDWQVAGHRLMLVTVVKTWGSSPRPVGSMMVLREDGRCIGSVSGGCIEDDLIHRYTRAYGDGSIPQSAPQLVRYGVTADEAHRFGLPCGGTLELMLEFAPDAVTLDALVRRLEAGQLVQRMVDCASGAVTLSDASVPEALYFDGVTLSSTLGPQYRLLLIGAGSLAEYLATMALFNDFAVTVCDPRIEHLGTWSVDGVAFTTEMPDDAVRALNPDSRTCIVALSHDPKLDDMALLEALHSPAFYVGAIGSRRNAASRRQRFIEHLDETEASMQRLHSPVGLHIGSKTPAEIAVSVMAHILAVKNGVITQ, encoded by the coding sequence ATGGAAAGCGTTGATGTCCGCGTGCTGCGCGCCGCGCGCGACTGGCAAGTGGCCGGGCATCGCCTGATGCTCGTCACCGTCGTCAAAACCTGGGGCTCGTCCCCGCGGCCGGTCGGATCCATGATGGTGCTGCGCGAGGACGGGCGCTGCATCGGCTCGGTGTCTGGCGGCTGCATTGAGGACGACCTGATCCACCGCTACACGCGGGCCTACGGCGACGGATCCATTCCGCAGTCAGCCCCACAGCTCGTCCGCTACGGGGTCACGGCCGACGAGGCGCACCGGTTTGGACTGCCGTGTGGCGGCACGCTGGAACTGATGCTGGAATTTGCGCCGGACGCGGTGACGCTGGATGCCCTGGTCCGCCGGCTCGAGGCCGGACAGCTCGTACAACGGATGGTCGATTGCGCCAGCGGCGCGGTCACATTGAGTGACGCCTCGGTGCCCGAAGCCCTGTATTTCGATGGCGTGACTCTGTCCAGCACGCTTGGCCCCCAATACCGGCTGCTGCTGATCGGCGCCGGGTCGCTGGCGGAATACCTCGCCACCATGGCACTGTTCAATGACTTCGCGGTCACGGTCTGCGATCCGCGCATCGAGCATCTGGGCACCTGGTCCGTCGATGGCGTGGCGTTCACCACCGAAATGCCCGACGATGCGGTGCGCGCGCTGAACCCGGATTCCCGCACCTGCATCGTGGCGCTCAGCCACGACCCGAAGCTTGACGACATGGCCCTGCTGGAAGCCCTGCACAGCCCTGCCTTCTATGTCGGCGCCATCGGTTCCCGCCGCAATGCCGCCAGCCGCCGGCAGCGGTTCATCGAGCATCTGGATGAAACGGAAGCATCCATGCAGCGGCTGCATTCGCCGGTCGGCCTGCACATCGGCAGCAAGACGCCTGCTGAGATCGCGGTCAGCGTGATGGCGCATATCCTGGCGGTCAAGAATGGCGTGATCACGCAATAG
- the hutC gene encoding histidine utilization repressor: MAASPPRLPVQANALPAPLYAQVKQMIAQQIRSGAWPAHYRVPSEAELVDELGFSRMTINRALRELTAEGLLVRMQGVGTFVAQPKARSALFAVNNIADEIAARNHRHHSRVVRLAEEPAGAEQAQALDIRAGQPVFHSLIVHYEDDVPIQLEDRYVNVRLAPDYLQQDFTQSTPYEYLTRVAPLSAGEHVVEAILAKPRECQLLQIDREEPCLLIRRRTWSGDRAVTLARLIHPGSRHRLEGKFTT, translated from the coding sequence GTGGCCGCTTCTCCTCCTCGATTGCCCGTCCAGGCCAATGCCCTCCCCGCTCCGCTGTACGCGCAGGTCAAGCAGATGATCGCGCAGCAGATCCGCAGCGGCGCCTGGCCCGCGCATTACCGCGTGCCGTCGGAGGCCGAGCTGGTCGACGAACTGGGATTCAGCCGCATGACGATCAACCGCGCGCTGCGCGAGCTGACCGCCGAAGGCCTGCTGGTGCGGATGCAAGGGGTCGGCACATTCGTCGCGCAGCCCAAGGCGCGCTCGGCCCTGTTCGCCGTGAACAACATTGCCGACGAGATCGCAGCGCGCAACCACCGCCATCACAGCCGCGTCGTGCGGCTGGCCGAAGAGCCGGCCGGCGCCGAGCAGGCCCAGGCGTTGGACATTCGCGCAGGCCAGCCGGTGTTTCATTCGCTGATCGTCCACTACGAGGACGACGTGCCGATCCAGCTTGAAGACCGCTACGTCAATGTCCGCCTGGCGCCCGACTACTTGCAGCAGGACTTCACGCAAAGCACGCCGTACGAATACCTGACGCGAGTGGCGCCGCTGAGCGCCGGCGAACACGTGGTCGAAGCGATTCTGGCCAAGCCGCGCGAGTGCCAGTTGCTACAGATCGACCGCGAAGAACCCTGCCTGCTGATCCGCCGCCGCACCTGGTCCGGCGACCGCGCAGTGACGCTGGCCCGGCTGATCCATCCGGGGTCGCGCCATCGGCTGGAAGGCAAATTCACGACTTAA